The following coding sequences lie in one Klebsiella huaxiensis genomic window:
- the avtA gene encoding valine--pyruvate transaminase, whose product MTFSLFGDKFTRHSGITRLMEDLNDGLRTPGAIMLGGGNPAQIPEMNDYFHSLLADMLNSGKALDALCNYDGPQGKSELLVLLAKMLRDELGWEIEPQNIALTNGSQSAFFYLFNLFAGRRADGTTRKVLFPLTPEYIGYADSGLEEDLFVATRPNIELLPEGQFKYHVDFEHLQVTEETGMICVSRPTNPTGNVITDDELIKLDALANQHGIPLVIDNAYGVPFPGIIFSDARPLWNPNIVLCMSLSKLGLPGSRCGIIIANEKIITAISNMNGIISLAPGGMGPAMMCEMIKRNDLLRLSETVIKPFYFQRVQETIAIIRRYLPEERCLIHKPEGAIFLWLWFKDLPISTELLYQRLKKRGVLMVPGDYFFPGLDKPWPHTHQCMRMNYVPDPEKIEVGVKILAEEVERAWGEQDA is encoded by the coding sequence ATGACATTTTCACTTTTTGGCGACAAATTTACCCGTCATTCGGGCATCACCCGCTTGATGGAAGACCTTAATGACGGCCTGCGCACGCCGGGCGCCATCATGCTGGGCGGCGGTAATCCCGCACAGATTCCGGAAATGAATGATTACTTCCATAGCCTGCTAGCCGACATGCTGAATAGCGGCAAAGCCCTTGATGCGCTTTGTAATTATGACGGCCCGCAGGGTAAAAGCGAGCTGCTGGTCCTGCTGGCGAAAATGCTACGTGATGAACTGGGCTGGGAGATCGAGCCACAGAATATTGCACTGACAAATGGCAGTCAGAGCGCGTTTTTCTACTTGTTTAACCTCTTCGCAGGCCGTCGTGCGGATGGAACTACCCGTAAGGTGCTGTTTCCGTTGACGCCTGAGTACATCGGCTATGCCGATTCCGGCCTCGAAGAAGATCTGTTTGTCGCCACACGTCCGAACATTGAGTTGCTACCGGAAGGCCAGTTTAAGTATCACGTGGATTTCGAGCATTTGCAGGTAACGGAAGAGACGGGGATGATCTGCGTTTCTCGCCCCACCAACCCGACCGGCAACGTTATTACCGACGACGAGCTAATCAAGCTGGATGCGCTGGCCAATCAGCATGGCATCCCTCTGGTTATTGATAATGCCTACGGCGTTCCGTTCCCGGGGATTATTTTCAGTGACGCCAGACCGCTGTGGAATCCGAATATCGTCCTGTGCATGAGCCTCTCCAAGCTCGGCCTGCCGGGCAGCCGCTGCGGGATTATCATCGCCAACGAGAAAATCATCACCGCCATCAGCAATATGAACGGCATTATCAGCCTCGCCCCAGGCGGGATGGGGCCAGCCATGATGTGTGAGATGATTAAACGCAACGACCTGCTGCGCCTGTCGGAAACCGTGATTAAACCGTTCTATTTCCAGCGCGTACAGGAAACTATCGCCATTATTCGCCGCTATCTGCCGGAAGAGCGCTGCCTGATCCACAAGCCGGAAGGGGCGATTTTCCTCTGGCTGTGGTTTAAGGATCTGCCGATTTCCACCGAGCTGCTGTACCAGCGCCTGAAAAAGCGCGGCGTTCTGATGGTGCCGGGCGATTACTTCTTCCCTGGGCTGGATAAACCCTGGCCACATACGCATCAATGCATGCGCATGAATTACGTTCCGGACCCGGAGAAGATTGAAGTTGGCGTGAAGATTCTTGCCGAAGAAGTTGAACGCGCCTGGGGTGAGCAGGACGCGTAA
- the xylA gene encoding xylose isomerase, protein MQTYFDQLDRVRYEGPKSANPLAFRHYNPDELVLGKRMEDHLRFAACYWHTFCWNGADMFGVGSFNRPWQQPGEALEMAKRKADVAFEFFHKLNVPYYCFHDIDVSPEGASLKEYANNFAQMVDVLAEKQQQSGVKLLWGTANCFTNPRYGAGAATNPDPEVFSWAATQVVTAMDATHKLGGENYVLWGGREGYETLLNTDLRQEREQIGRFMQLVVEHKHKIGFQGTLLIEPKPQEPTKHQYDYDASTVYGFLKQFGLEKEIKLNIEANHATLAGHTFHHEIATAIALGLFGSVDANRGDPQLGWDTDQFPNSVEENALVMYEILKAGGFTTGGLNFDAKVRRQSTDKYDLFYGHIGAMDTMALALKVAARMIEGGDLDKRVAKRYAGWNGELGQQILKGQMNLTEIAQYATQHNLAPQHQSGHQELLENVVNRYLFDN, encoded by the coding sequence ATGCAGACCTATTTCGATCAACTTGATCGCGTTCGTTATGAAGGCCCGAAATCCGCTAACCCATTGGCTTTCCGTCATTACAATCCGGATGAGCTGGTGCTGGGCAAACGCATGGAAGATCACCTGCGCTTTGCGGCCTGCTACTGGCACACCTTCTGCTGGAATGGTGCTGACATGTTCGGTGTGGGTTCCTTTAATCGTCCCTGGCAGCAGCCGGGCGAAGCACTGGAAATGGCGAAGCGTAAAGCCGATGTCGCTTTTGAATTTTTCCACAAGCTGAACGTGCCTTATTACTGCTTCCACGATATCGACGTCTCTCCGGAAGGCGCGTCCCTGAAAGAATATGCCAATAACTTCGCGCAGATGGTTGATGTGCTGGCAGAAAAACAGCAGCAGAGCGGTGTCAAGCTGCTGTGGGGCACGGCGAACTGCTTTACTAACCCACGTTACGGCGCAGGTGCGGCAACGAATCCGGATCCGGAAGTATTCAGTTGGGCGGCGACTCAGGTGGTTACTGCGATGGATGCGACCCATAAACTGGGCGGCGAAAACTACGTTCTGTGGGGCGGTCGTGAAGGTTATGAAACCTTACTGAATACCGACCTGCGCCAGGAACGCGAGCAGATTGGCCGCTTTATGCAGCTGGTCGTTGAGCACAAACACAAAATTGGCTTCCAGGGCACGCTGTTGATCGAGCCAAAACCGCAGGAGCCGACAAAGCATCAGTACGATTACGACGCGTCTACCGTGTACGGTTTCCTCAAGCAGTTCGGTCTGGAAAAAGAGATTAAGCTGAACATCGAAGCGAACCACGCAACTCTCGCTGGCCACACTTTCCATCACGAAATTGCTACCGCCATCGCTCTTGGCCTGTTTGGCTCCGTTGATGCTAACCGTGGTGACCCGCAGCTGGGTTGGGATACCGACCAGTTCCCGAATAGCGTTGAAGAAAACGCGCTGGTGATGTACGAAATCCTTAAAGCGGGCGGCTTCACCACCGGCGGTCTGAACTTTGATGCCAAAGTCCGTCGTCAAAGCACAGACAAATACGATCTGTTCTACGGCCACATTGGCGCGATGGACACTATGGCGCTGGCCTTAAAAGTGGCAGCACGTATGATTGAAGGCGGTGACCTGGATAAACGCGTTGCCAAACGTTATGCCGGTTGGAACGGTGAACTGGGCCAGCAAATCCTGAAAGGGCAGATGAATCTGACTGAAATCGCTCAGTATGCGACTCAACATAACCTGGCTCCGCAGCATCAAAGCGGCCATCAGGAGCTGCTGGAAAACGTTGTTAATCGCTATCTGTTTGATAATTAA
- a CDS encoding sugar ABC transporter ATP-binding protein: MMEKTAIPPLLSMRHIVKRFGGNVAVNDVSLDIYPGQVVALLGENGAGKSTLIKILAGVYSRDSGEIKFNGAPIDSAAAIKKGNQQPIAFIHQDLGLVEWMTVAENMAMVMGFPRRFGLIDWQKTREQAKAALEGIGIDLDPDDRVFDLSRTEKSLLAIARAVAVEASVLVLDEPTASLPADDVRHLFRVMNVLREKQVGMIYITHRLDEVMEMADSVCAMRDGCYAGGGDIAHYTLRSLVELIVGEALRDKQRLPLPDSTAPTLLKLENVCVGDTGPVSFSLRAGEMVALAGLRGAGQEEIGRLLFACRTASQGTIELCNTPYHASTPGEAMSAGVSFVAGDRLGESLVPGMMVRENLFLNPCKHGHSSWSRYNEQREAPLSWEKIAQFDVRPAQINIEISALSGGNQQKVVMARWLSLNAPLLILEDPSAGVDVGARAEIYDLLNAALEKGVAILVISNDLEEVAHICNRALVFNRGKIVGELINQDVTFAKLLELASGSGTAH, translated from the coding sequence ATGATGGAAAAAACGGCCATACCGCCCCTGTTATCTATGCGCCATATCGTCAAACGCTTTGGCGGTAATGTCGCCGTTAATGATGTCAGCCTGGACATCTACCCAGGCCAGGTCGTTGCCTTGTTAGGTGAGAACGGTGCAGGGAAATCAACGCTTATCAAAATTCTGGCCGGAGTCTACTCACGCGACAGCGGCGAAATTAAATTTAACGGCGCGCCTATCGACTCTGCCGCCGCAATTAAAAAAGGCAATCAACAGCCGATCGCCTTTATTCACCAGGATTTAGGGCTGGTTGAGTGGATGACCGTCGCCGAAAACATGGCCATGGTGATGGGCTTTCCGCGCCGCTTTGGCTTGATCGACTGGCAAAAAACGCGTGAGCAGGCCAAAGCGGCGCTGGAAGGGATCGGTATCGATCTTGATCCTGACGATCGCGTATTCGACCTATCACGCACGGAGAAATCGCTGCTGGCAATTGCACGTGCGGTTGCCGTTGAAGCCTCTGTCTTAGTCCTCGATGAACCCACTGCATCATTGCCTGCCGATGATGTTCGTCACCTTTTTCGCGTCATGAACGTACTGCGGGAAAAGCAGGTCGGTATGATTTACATCACCCACCGCCTGGATGAAGTCATGGAGATGGCCGATAGCGTCTGTGCCATGCGCGATGGTTGCTATGCCGGCGGTGGAGACATTGCCCATTACACATTGCGCAGCCTGGTGGAACTGATTGTTGGCGAAGCATTACGTGATAAGCAGCGTTTACCTCTGCCTGACAGCACGGCCCCGACGCTGTTGAAACTGGAAAACGTCTGCGTCGGCGATACCGGCCCGGTGTCCTTTTCCCTGCGCGCAGGTGAAATGGTCGCTTTAGCGGGATTACGCGGCGCAGGCCAGGAAGAAATCGGTCGCTTACTCTTTGCCTGCCGCACTGCAAGCCAGGGCACAATTGAACTCTGCAATACGCCATACCACGCATCAACGCCAGGAGAAGCGATGTCGGCAGGCGTCTCCTTCGTGGCGGGCGATCGTCTTGGCGAAAGCCTGGTCCCCGGCATGATGGTGCGCGAAAACTTGTTTCTTAATCCCTGCAAACACGGGCATTCATCCTGGTCTCGCTATAACGAACAACGAGAAGCGCCGCTAAGTTGGGAAAAAATAGCTCAGTTCGATGTGCGCCCGGCACAAATCAATATTGAGATTAGCGCCCTGTCAGGCGGGAATCAGCAGAAGGTCGTTATGGCACGCTGGCTGTCATTAAATGCGCCGCTACTGATTCTGGAAGATCCCTCAGCCGGGGTTGACGTTGGTGCTCGCGCTGAAATCTACGATTTACTTAATGCAGCCTTAGAAAAAGGCGTCGCTATCCTGGTTATCTCTAACGACCTGGAAGAAGTGGCACATATCTGTAACCGCGCGCTGGTATTTAATCGCGGCAAAATTGTCGGTGAACTCATTAATCAGGATGTCACCTTCGCAAAATTACTGGAGCTTGCCTCCGGCAGCGGCACAGCACATTAA
- the xylR gene encoding D-xylose utilization transcriptional activator XylR (D-xylose enhances binding of XylR to the xyl promoter and activates transcription.) has translation MFEKRHRITLLFNANKAYDRQVVEGVGEYLQASQLEWDIFIEEDFRARIENIKEWLGDGVIADYDDPEIENLLIGVDVPIIGVGGSFHRPECYPPVHYIATDNAALVESAFLHLKEKGINRFAFYGLPTTSCKGWAAEREHAFCQLVAREKYRGVVYQGLETAPENWQHAQNRLADWLQTLPPQTGIIAVTDARARHVLQACERLHIPVPEKLCVIGIDNEELTRYLSRVALSSVAQGTRQMGYQAAKLLHRLLENEDLPLQRQLIPPMRVVERRSTDYRSLTDPSVIQAMHYIRNNACKGIKVEQVLDAVGISRSNLEKRFKEEVGETIHTVIHSEKLEKARSLLVSTTLSINEISQMCGYPSLQYFYSVFKKEYDVTPKEYRDRHSEVMM, from the coding sequence ATGTTTGAAAAGCGTCACCGTATTACGCTGTTATTCAACGCCAACAAAGCCTACGACCGCCAGGTTGTTGAAGGTGTTGGCGAATATCTACAAGCATCGCAATTGGAATGGGACATCTTCATTGAGGAAGATTTCCGGGCGCGAATTGAAAACATTAAGGAGTGGTTAGGTGATGGCGTTATTGCCGATTACGACGACCCGGAAATTGAAAATCTGCTGATCGGCGTCGATGTTCCTATCATCGGCGTCGGCGGCTCTTTCCATCGGCCGGAATGCTATCCGCCGGTTCACTACATCGCCACCGATAACGCCGCGCTGGTCGAAAGCGCGTTTCTCCATCTGAAAGAAAAAGGCATCAACCGCTTCGCCTTTTACGGTCTGCCCACAACCAGTTGCAAAGGCTGGGCAGCCGAGCGTGAACATGCGTTTTGCCAGCTTGTCGCCAGGGAGAAATATCGCGGCGTGGTGTATCAGGGTCTCGAAACAGCCCCGGAGAACTGGCAGCATGCGCAAAATCGCCTTGCCGACTGGCTACAAACATTGCCGCCGCAAACTGGAATTATCGCCGTCACCGATGCCCGCGCACGCCACGTGTTACAGGCCTGTGAGCGGCTGCATATTCCGGTCCCGGAAAAGCTGTGCGTTATCGGCATTGATAACGAAGAGCTTACGCGCTACCTGTCGCGCGTGGCCCTATCGTCCGTTGCCCAGGGGACCCGTCAAATGGGCTACCAGGCAGCAAAGCTGCTGCATCGTCTGCTGGAAAATGAAGACCTACCGCTTCAGCGTCAGCTTATCCCTCCGATGCGCGTGGTAGAACGCCGTTCCACCGATTACCGCTCGCTAACCGACCCATCAGTGATTCAGGCGATGCACTATATCCGCAATAACGCCTGCAAAGGGATTAAGGTCGAACAGGTACTGGACGCCGTCGGCATCTCGCGCTCCAACCTTGAAAAGCGCTTCAAAGAGGAAGTGGGTGAGACGATTCACACGGTGATCCACAGCGAGAAGCTAGAAAAAGCGCGCAGTCTGCTAGTGTCGACGACGCTGTCGATTAACGAAATATCTCAGATGTGCGGCTATCCGTCGCTGCAATATTTCTACTCAGTATTTAAGAAAGAGTACGACGTAACACCGAAGGAGTACCGCGACCGGCACAGTGAAGTGATGATGTAG
- a CDS encoding 4Fe-4S binding protein: protein MNRFIIADAQKCIGCRTCEVACVVSHQQDQDCSGVSATHFAPRIRVVKNDDISTATLCRQCEDAPCANVCPEGAIRRENSVWRVDQRRCIGCKSCMIACPYGAMTVMLVDDSVQALKCDLCSHREEGPACVAACPTQALHCMEPVELERISAERRRRTALAM, encoded by the coding sequence ATGAACCGGTTTATTATCGCAGATGCGCAAAAATGCATTGGCTGCCGTACCTGTGAAGTCGCCTGCGTGGTGTCCCATCAGCAGGACCAGGACTGTTCTGGCGTCTCCGCCACGCACTTTGCGCCGCGGATCCGCGTGGTGAAAAATGACGATATCTCGACGGCAACGCTGTGCCGCCAGTGCGAGGATGCACCCTGCGCGAATGTTTGTCCTGAAGGCGCTATCCGCCGTGAAAACTCAGTCTGGCGTGTGGATCAGCGGCGCTGCATCGGATGCAAAAGCTGCATGATAGCGTGTCCATACGGCGCAATGACCGTGATGCTGGTGGATGATAGCGTACAGGCGTTGAAGTGCGATTTGTGCAGCCATCGCGAAGAGGGGCCTGCCTGCGTGGCGGCGTGCCCGACTCAGGCGCTGCATTGCATGGAGCCGGTGGAGCTGGAAAGAATAAGCGCCGAGCGCCGGCGACGGACGGCGCTGGCGATGTAG
- the yiaJ gene encoding IclR family transcriptional regulator YiaJ — protein MVTKECEMAQDKERPAGSQSLFRGLMLIEILSNYPNGCPLAHLSELAGLNKSTVHRLLQGLQSCGYVTPAPAAGSYRLTTKFIAVGQKALSSLNIIHVAAPHLESLNLATGETVNFSSREDDHAILIYKLEPTTGMLRTRAYIGQHMPLYCSAMGKIYMAFGHPDYVESYWNTHQDIIQPLTRNTITGLPAMHDELAQIRERNMAMDREENELGVSCLAVPVFDIHRRVPYAISISLSTSRLKQVGEKNLLKPLRDTAEAISRELGFTVREN, from the coding sequence ATGGTCACAAAAGAGTGCGAAATGGCGCAAGATAAAGAGAGGCCTGCGGGAAGTCAGAGTCTGTTCCGCGGGTTGATGCTGATTGAGATCCTCAGTAATTACCCGAATGGTTGCCCGCTGGCGCACCTGTCGGAGTTGGCAGGGTTGAACAAAAGTACTGTCCATCGTTTATTGCAGGGGCTGCAATCTTGCGGATACGTGACGCCGGCCCCGGCTGCGGGGAGCTATCGCCTGACAACGAAGTTTATTGCTGTCGGTCAGAAGGCCTTGTCATCGCTCAATATCATCCACGTCGCGGCACCACACCTTGAGTCGCTCAACCTGGCGACCGGTGAGACGGTGAACTTTTCCAGCCGTGAAGATGACCATGCGATTTTGATTTATAAGCTGGAACCGACGACCGGTATGCTGCGCACTCGCGCCTACATCGGTCAGCACATGCCGTTGTACTGCTCGGCGATGGGCAAGATCTACATGGCATTTGGTCATCCTGATTATGTTGAGAGCTATTGGAATACTCATCAGGACATTATTCAGCCGTTGACCCGCAATACCATTACCGGCTTGCCTGCGATGCATGATGAACTGGCGCAGATCCGCGAGCGTAATATGGCAATGGACAGGGAAGAGAATGAGTTAGGCGTTTCCTGCCTGGCGGTGCCGGTTTTCGATATTCATCGACGGGTGCCTTACGCTATCTCCATTTCTCTATCGACATCGCGCCTTAAGCAGGTGGGGGAAAAAAATTTACTCAAACCGCTGCGCGATACGGCAGAGGCTATTTCCCGTGAGTTGGGGTTTACCGTGCGCGAAAACTAA
- a CDS encoding alpha-amylase codes for MKLAALASLLLPGMAFAAWTTADFPAFTEEGTGRFISQNEVAKGTRPLRINFDQQCWQPAGIIKLNQMLSMEPCRDPAAQWRVFRDGRYTLEVDTRSGTPTLMVSLEEKQTAAATAPQLKQCPKWDGKPLTIDVSKSFAEGSKVRDFYSGNIATVSSGKITLQPAFNSNGLLLLERAETQAAAPFNWHNATVYFVLTDRFVNGNPANDNSYGRHKDGMQEIGTFHGGDLQGLTSKLDYIQQLGVNALWISSPLEQIHGWVGGGTKGDFPHYAYHGYYTQDWTKLDANMGTEDDLRRLVDEAHKRGIRILFDVVMNHTGYATLADMQEFQFGSLYIQGDELKKTLGERWTDWKPRAGQSWHSFNDYINFSDKAGWEKWWGKKWIRTDIGDYDNPGFDDLTMSLAFLPDLKTESTEPSGLPNFYRHKPDTAAKEIPGYTPRDYLTHWLSQWVRDYGIDGFRVDTAKHVEQAAWQQLKTQATQALAEWKKANPEKALDNAPFWMTGEAWGHGVMQSDYYRHGFDAMLNFDYQDQASKAASCMSTMDLTWQQMAEKLQGFNVLSYLSSHDTSLFREGGSTAAELLLLAPGAVQIFYGDESSRPFGPTGSDPLQGTRSDMNWQDVSGKAARSVTHWEKLGQFRARHPAIGMGKQTTLSMPKGYAFIRESGDDKVMVVWAGQQ; via the coding sequence ATGAAACTCGCTGCGCTTGCGTCGCTGCTGTTGCCTGGGATGGCCTTCGCCGCCTGGACCACCGCAGATTTCCCCGCCTTTACCGAAGAAGGCACCGGTAGATTTATCAGTCAAAACGAGGTAGCAAAGGGTACGCGCCCTCTGCGAATTAATTTTGACCAACAGTGCTGGCAGCCCGCTGGCATCATCAAACTCAACCAGATGCTTTCCATGGAGCCCTGCCGTGACCCGGCTGCGCAGTGGCGCGTATTCCGCGATGGTCGCTATACCCTGGAAGTCGATACCCGCTCGGGTACGCCAACCCTGATGGTTTCCCTGGAGGAGAAACAGACTGCCGCCGCCACTGCGCCGCAGCTGAAGCAGTGTCCGAAATGGGATGGCAAACCGTTGACCATCGACGTCAGCAAATCCTTCGCCGAAGGCAGTAAAGTTCGCGACTTCTACAGCGGCAATATCGCCACCGTCAGCAGCGGCAAAATCACCCTACAGCCGGCGTTTAACAGCAATGGTCTGCTGTTGCTTGAACGTGCGGAGACTCAAGCTGCCGCACCATTTAACTGGCACAACGCCACCGTCTATTTCGTCCTCACCGACCGCTTTGTCAACGGCAATCCGGCCAACGACAATAGCTATGGCCGCCACAAAGACGGTATGCAGGAAATCGGCACCTTCCACGGCGGCGACCTGCAGGGGCTAACCAGCAAACTTGATTATATTCAGCAGCTCGGCGTCAACGCGCTGTGGATCAGTTCACCACTGGAGCAAATCCACGGCTGGGTCGGCGGCGGCACCAAGGGCGATTTCCCGCACTATGCTTACCACGGTTATTACACCCAGGACTGGACGAAACTGGACGCCAACATGGGGACGGAAGACGATTTGCGCCGTCTCGTCGATGAGGCCCACAAGCGTGGGATCCGCATTCTGTTCGACGTGGTGATGAACCATACCGGCTACGCGACTCTGGCAGACATGCAGGAGTTCCAGTTTGGCTCGCTGTACATCCAGGGCGACGAGCTGAAAAAAACTTTAGGCGAGCGCTGGACCGACTGGAAACCTCGAGCAGGCCAGAGCTGGCACAGCTTTAACGACTACATCAACTTCAGCGATAAAGCCGGATGGGAGAAATGGTGGGGTAAAAAATGGATCCGCACCGATATCGGCGACTACGACAACCCCGGGTTTGACGATCTCACCATGTCGCTGGCTTTCCTGCCGGACCTGAAAACCGAATCCACGGAGCCTTCCGGCCTGCCAAACTTCTATCGCCATAAACCAGATACCGCAGCCAAAGAGATCCCTGGCTACACGCCACGCGATTATCTGACCCACTGGCTGAGCCAATGGGTGCGTGATTACGGTATTGATGGTTTCCGCGTCGATACCGCCAAACACGTTGAACAAGCCGCCTGGCAGCAGTTAAAAACTCAGGCCACGCAAGCGCTGGCAGAATGGAAAAAGGCCAACCCGGAAAAAGCGCTGGATAACGCGCCATTCTGGATGACCGGCGAGGCGTGGGGCCACGGCGTAATGCAGAGCGATTACTATCGCCACGGTTTTGACGCGATGCTGAACTTCGATTATCAGGATCAGGCGTCGAAAGCGGCAAGCTGTATGTCCACTATGGATCTGACCTGGCAACAAATGGCAGAGAAACTTCAAGGCTTCAACGTCTTAAGCTATCTCTCCTCGCACGATACCAGTCTGTTCCGTGAAGGTGGCAGTACGGCGGCAGAGTTGCTGCTGCTCGCGCCAGGAGCCGTGCAAATATTCTACGGAGATGAATCCTCACGGCCGTTCGGCCCGACCGGTTCCGATCCGCTGCAGGGCACGCGTTCGGATATGAACTGGCAGGATGTCAGCGGTAAAGCCGCACGCAGCGTCACCCACTGGGAGAAACTGGGCCAGTTCCGCGCCCGCCATCCGGCGATTGGCATGGGCAAACAAACCACGCTATCGATGCCAAAAGGCTACGCTTTTATCCGCGAGAGCGGCGACGACAAGGTGATGGTGGTGTGGGCGGGCCAGCAGTAA
- a CDS encoding protein bax: protein MISTPIRRYGAAILMLLTCIFSGSVLATTHTATTSHKAPIVKKKNTVKVSKVSSKQEYSRNSVKSSSLPDLRKYPSGTPRKKAFLRTVMPYITKQNQVITADRNWLVSKQYDARWSPSERTRLKEIASRYKVKWSGNTRHIPWNSLLERVDIIPNSMVATMAAAESGWGTSKLARVNNNLFGMKCGGGNCRGAVKGYSQFDSVEESVQAYVRNLNTHPAYSSFRKSRAQMRKADQELTASTMIHKLKGYSTKGSSYNNYLFAMYQDNQRLIAAHM from the coding sequence ATGATATCGACTCCCATTCGACGATATGGGGCTGCGATACTCATGTTACTTACCTGTATATTTTCAGGTAGTGTGCTGGCAACAACACACACAGCAACAACGAGTCATAAAGCCCCAATTGTTAAAAAGAAAAATACCGTTAAAGTAAGCAAGGTAAGCAGTAAACAAGAGTATTCTCGCAATAGTGTAAAGAGCAGTTCACTTCCTGATTTGCGAAAATACCCTTCCGGGACACCAAGGAAAAAAGCGTTTCTCCGGACGGTAATGCCTTATATTACGAAACAGAATCAGGTGATTACTGCCGATCGTAACTGGCTGGTATCCAAGCAGTATGATGCGCGCTGGTCGCCGAGCGAGCGTACGCGCCTGAAAGAGATTGCCTCTCGCTATAAAGTGAAATGGTCTGGCAATACCCGCCATATTCCATGGAACTCACTGCTTGAGCGCGTCGACATTATCCCGAACAGCATGGTGGCTACTATGGCGGCGGCGGAAAGCGGCTGGGGAACCTCGAAACTGGCGCGGGTTAACAACAATCTGTTTGGTATGAAGTGTGGCGGTGGAAACTGTCGCGGCGCGGTGAAAGGCTACTCACAGTTTGATTCTGTGGAAGAGTCCGTTCAGGCCTACGTGAGAAATCTGAATACGCATCCGGCCTATTCGTCGTTCCGTAAATCGCGTGCGCAGATGCGCAAGGCCGATCAGGAACTGACCGCCAGCACGATGATTCACAAGCTGAAGGGCTATTCGACCAAAGGGTCGAGCTATAACAACTATCTCTTCGCGATGTATCAGGATAACCAGCGGTTAATTGCCGCACACATGTAA